The Streptococcus pantholopis genome has a segment encoding these proteins:
- a CDS encoding DUF2194 domain-containing protein, protein MKKRRKIFRKEAVFVLIIFLAITGFLFVQKRGEVYKVDSQNDTYLTGDVPSSSEVFASLSKDTLLIVDSADPSSLAAQEQFEQILKDMRMGYQTVDVEKETIPDFSAYQKVVVLLSALDLMQERTPDLMSWVSDGGNVLFGTTLFQEEILKGIDRDLGVVDSKVENAVVTSVFIDEAFMIGGGKAYKIDEPFDAARTVSLTDDSKVYAWVDDDAKNPLVWEKDYGSGHFVIDNLGFYNKSVRGIHAASYSLLTDIAVYPVINGSTYYLDDFPSPVPAGDASFIKRDYNMSVSDFYTNVWWPDLLKLHEKYAIKYTGLVIENYEDDTSGNIKRQDDTERFSYFGNSLLANGGEIGYHGYNHQPFSLDNVDYGDIYPNYKTWASTEAMAASLTELDSFIKELFPNIETSVYIPPSNVLSAEGRQMLVSQFPQIKSIASNYFSDDLAYSQEFEIADDGMIEQPRTVSGTIWDDYTKLTAFSELNIHFVNNHFMHPDDALDEDRGAANGWAKMIESFEGDVAWLQASAPDLRNLTGSELAGAVQRYAILKVSQTQNENRLAIELENFHDEAYLMVRLNNDAKPGSVSGGDLSHLTGNLYLLHAKSGTISIELN, encoded by the coding sequence AGGATACTTTGCTTATTGTTGACTCAGCAGATCCTTCCAGTCTGGCTGCTCAAGAACAGTTTGAACAGATTCTAAAAGATATGAGAATGGGCTATCAGACTGTGGATGTCGAAAAAGAAACTATTCCTGATTTTTCAGCTTATCAAAAAGTCGTTGTTCTGTTATCAGCACTTGACCTTATGCAGGAGCGAACTCCTGATTTAATGTCTTGGGTTTCTGACGGCGGCAATGTTCTGTTTGGGACAACTTTATTTCAAGAGGAAATCTTAAAGGGAATCGATCGGGATTTGGGTGTTGTGGATTCAAAAGTTGAAAATGCCGTAGTTACCAGTGTTTTTATTGATGAAGCTTTTATGATTGGCGGCGGGAAAGCCTATAAAATTGATGAACCTTTTGATGCTGCCAGAACAGTTTCTCTGACTGATGACAGCAAGGTTTATGCTTGGGTTGATGATGATGCTAAAAATCCGCTGGTTTGGGAAAAAGACTATGGTTCCGGTCATTTTGTCATTGATAATTTAGGTTTTTATAATAAATCTGTTCGTGGGATACATGCTGCTTCTTACAGTCTGCTTACTGATATAGCTGTTTATCCTGTTATTAACGGATCAACTTATTATCTGGATGATTTCCCTTCTCCTGTTCCAGCTGGAGATGCCAGCTTCATTAAGCGTGACTACAATATGTCGGTCTCAGATTTTTACACCAATGTCTGGTGGCCGGATTTATTAAAGCTCCATGAAAAGTACGCTATCAAATACACTGGTCTGGTTATTGAAAATTATGAGGACGATACGTCTGGAAACATTAAGCGTCAGGATGATACAGAAAGATTCAGTTATTTCGGCAATTCTCTGCTGGCAAATGGTGGTGAAATCGGTTATCATGGCTATAATCACCAGCCTTTCAGTCTGGATAATGTTGATTATGGTGATATTTACCCTAACTATAAAACCTGGGCCAGTACAGAGGCTATGGCAGCCTCACTGACAGAACTAGACAGTTTTATTAAAGAGCTTTTTCCCAATATCGAGACGTCAGTCTATATCCCGCCGTCTAATGTTCTTTCAGCTGAAGGCCGGCAAATGCTGGTCAGCCAGTTTCCTCAGATTAAAAGTATTGCCAGCAATTATTTTTCGGATGACCTTGCTTACAGTCAGGAATTTGAAATTGCCGATGACGGGATGATTGAACAGCCACGGACGGTTTCAGGGACAATTTGGGATGATTACACTAAATTGACAGCTTTTTCTGAATTGAACATTCATTTTGTCAATAATCACTTTATGCACCCTGACGATGCCTTAGATGAAGACCGAGGTGCTGCAAATGGATGGGCAAAAATGATTGAGAGCTTTGAGGGCGATGTTGCCTGGCTGCAGGCATCTGCTCCTGATTTACGTAATCTGACAGGTTCTGAGCTTGCTGGAGCTGTGCAGCGTTATGCTATTTTGAAAGTCAGTCAGACCCAAAATGAGAATCGTTTGGCTATTGAACTGGAAAACTTTCATGATGAGGCCTATTTAATGGTTCGGCTCAATAATGATGCCAAACCGGGGTCTGTTTCAGGAGGGGACTTAAGCCATCTGACCGGCAACCTCTATCTTTTGCATGCCAAAAGCGGAACAATCTCAATTGAATTAAATTAA
- the pelF gene encoding GT4 family glycosyltransferase PelF, which produces MKICLVLEGSYPYVHGGVSTWAHQYITEMKEHEFIIWAIGATKKKRGQFVYTLPENVVEVHEVFLDDLDTDKNGASGRGRKQLTKNEFQALSQLVSCEQPNWSTLFKLFQSGQLHPTEFLESEDFLQMVREICSEKYPFIPLSDVFHTMRSMLLPLLCLLTKEAPKADLYHAISTGYGGVLATLGGYVYHKPVLLTEHGIYTREREEEIIRADWVLPSMKKQWTDFFYMLSEVIYSRADRVTSLFTKARETQIEIGCDPAKCQVISNGIDYDSFSKIARKEADGWIDIGAVIRLAAIKDVKTLIYAFYEVSSRLPNVRLHIMGGVDDQEYANECYALADKLQLDNLIFTGRVDIKAYMEKLDFTVLTSISEGQPLSVLESMAAGRPCVTTDVGCCRELLEGKPDDSLGLAGYCVPPTYREGLAEAMIKMSEHPIARTQMGAIAQKRAERYYQYPQMIQQYRQLYKEYERSWQV; this is translated from the coding sequence ATGAAAATTTGTTTAGTTTTAGAAGGGTCCTACCCCTATGTCCACGGCGGTGTTTCGACTTGGGCCCACCAGTATATAACTGAAATGAAGGAACATGAGTTTATTATCTGGGCTATCGGGGCCACGAAGAAGAAACGCGGTCAGTTTGTTTATACACTGCCTGAAAATGTTGTGGAAGTCCATGAAGTTTTTTTGGATGATTTAGATACGGATAAGAATGGAGCGTCAGGCCGTGGCCGAAAACAGCTGACAAAAAATGAATTTCAGGCCTTATCTCAGCTGGTATCCTGTGAGCAGCCCAACTGGTCGACTCTGTTCAAACTTTTCCAGTCGGGACAGCTACACCCAACCGAATTTTTAGAAAGCGAAGACTTCCTGCAAATGGTTAGGGAAATCTGCTCAGAAAAGTATCCTTTTATTCCATTATCAGATGTCTTTCATACCATGCGCTCGATGCTGCTGCCTCTGCTTTGTCTTTTGACTAAAGAAGCACCAAAGGCTGACCTTTATCATGCGATCTCAACGGGTTATGGCGGTGTTTTAGCAACGCTTGGCGGCTATGTCTATCACAAACCAGTTCTTTTAACAGAACATGGCATCTATACGCGTGAAAGAGAAGAGGAGATTATTCGGGCTGATTGGGTTTTACCTTCTATGAAAAAACAGTGGACTGACTTTTTCTATATGCTGTCAGAAGTAATCTATTCACGGGCTGACCGTGTTACCAGCCTGTTTACGAAAGCTCGGGAGACGCAGATTGAAATTGGCTGTGACCCAGCTAAGTGTCAGGTCATTTCTAACGGTATTGACTATGACAGTTTTTCCAAAATCGCACGAAAAGAGGCTGATGGCTGGATTGATATCGGAGCAGTTATTCGCTTAGCAGCGATAAAAGATGTAAAAACCCTGATTTACGCTTTTTACGAGGTATCCTCGCGTCTTCCTAATGTCCGCTTGCATATTATGGGCGGCGTAGATGATCAGGAGTATGCGAATGAATGTTATGCTTTGGCAGACAAACTGCAGCTGGATAATCTTATTTTTACAGGACGGGTAGATATTAAAGCCTATATGGAAAAACTGGACTTTACAGTTCTGACAAGTATTTCTGAAGGGCAGCCCTTATCTGTTTTGGAATCAATGGCTGCGGGGCGGCCTTGCGTAACAACAGATGTCGGCTGCTGCCGGGAACTGCTTGAAGGAAAACCAGACGACTCACTTGGTCTGGCAGGCTACTGTGTCCCGCCGACTTACCGCGAAGGTTTAGCTGAGGCAATGATAAAAATGAGTGAACATCCTATCGCCAGAACACAGATGGGAGCCATTGCCCAAAAGCGTGCTGAGCGCTATTATCAATATCCGCAAATGATTCAGCAGTATCGACAATTATATAAGGAGTATGAACGTTCATGGCAGGTATAG
- the pelG gene encoding exopolysaccharide Pel transporter PelG encodes MAGIGFELRKIHNREGLLSKQKAYSYAGIIYGGPVILGIALNAAVVFLSFTGKMDNSQRDGLMVLLSYAILASLAVSNLFSFIVTRYISDMLYEHKTERILPSFYASSACALFLGEILYGTFLIVSGISPLQMILSLLLFGELTLIWNAMNYLTVIKDYRSIITGFLAAVVTTLLLGFFSLSLAFSDGLLCSVVLAYGLMLLWLVWLLNRYFPANHRPSFEFLKWFDSFFDLCKVGIYLFIGLFAHIVVIWFSPLGREMAGIFRSAPAYDIPAMFAFLTTLVSTVNFVISVEVFFYPKFKTYYRLYNEGGNLLEIEESEVEMLEVLNNELKYLGWKQLLATILVMFAGTTLLDYLPLGFNGQMRGYFQTLCLAYGLYAVGNAYLMALLYFADYKGAKKCAGLFAVASLFLTIASQFFDKYFYGFGFLAASALLFIFASARLNTFTEDLPYHVLGRQPLNHAEKSGFFTHLANWLGNEEKNFD; translated from the coding sequence ATGGCAGGTATAGGTTTTGAACTAAGAAAAATTCACAATCGGGAAGGATTGCTGTCGAAACAAAAGGCTTACAGTTATGCCGGTATTATTTACGGGGGACCGGTTATCTTAGGAATAGCGCTTAACGCTGCTGTTGTTTTTCTAAGCTTTACGGGTAAAATGGATAATAGTCAGCGTGACGGTCTGATGGTCTTGCTTTCTTATGCTATTTTAGCATCATTGGCAGTGTCTAATCTATTCTCTTTTATTGTTACGCGCTATATTTCGGATATGCTCTACGAACATAAAACAGAACGCATTTTACCTTCATTTTACGCTTCCAGTGCCTGTGCATTGTTTTTGGGAGAAATTTTATACGGAACGTTTCTGATTGTTTCAGGTATTTCCCCCTTGCAGATGATTTTGTCTTTGCTGCTGTTTGGGGAATTAACGCTTATCTGGAATGCTATGAACTATTTGACGGTCATTAAGGATTACCGCAGTATTATCACAGGTTTTTTGGCTGCCGTTGTCACTACCCTTCTGCTTGGCTTTTTCAGTCTCTCTCTGGCTTTTTCAGACGGCCTGCTTTGCAGTGTTGTTTTAGCTTACGGCCTGATGCTTTTGTGGTTGGTTTGGCTTTTAAACCGATATTTTCCTGCTAATCACCGGCCTTCTTTTGAATTTTTAAAATGGTTTGATTCCTTCTTTGACTTATGCAAAGTCGGCATTTATTTGTTTATCGGGCTTTTTGCCCATATTGTTGTGATTTGGTTCAGTCCTTTAGGCAGAGAAATGGCAGGCATTTTCCGCAGTGCTCCGGCTTATGATATTCCGGCTATGTTTGCTTTTTTAACCACTCTTGTGTCAACTGTTAATTTTGTGATATCTGTTGAGGTTTTCTTTTATCCGAAGTTTAAAACCTATTACCGGCTTTACAATGAAGGGGGAAATCTTTTAGAAATTGAAGAGAGTGAAGTCGAGATGCTGGAGGTTCTTAATAATGAATTAAAGTATTTGGGCTGGAAACAGTTGTTAGCCACTATTTTGGTTATGTTTGCTGGGACGACACTTTTAGATTATTTGCCTCTGGGTTTTAATGGTCAGATGCGGGGCTATTTTCAGACTCTTTGTCTGGCTTACGGTCTGTATGCTGTCGGCAATGCCTATTTGATGGCCTTGCTTTACTTTGCTGATTATAAGGGAGCTAAGAAATGTGCAGGACTTTTTGCTGTGGCCAGCCTTTTCTTGACTATTGCTTCGCAGTTTTTTGATAAATATTTTTATGGTTTTGGTTTTCTTGCAGCATCAGCCTTGCTGTTTATCTTTGCCTCTGCCAGATTAAATACTTTTACAGAAGACTTACCCTACCATGTGCTGGGCAGACAGCCACTGAATCATGCAGAAAAGAGCGGTTTTTTCACACATTTGGCAAACTGGCTGGGGAATGAAGAAAAAAACTTTGATTGA
- a CDS encoding DUF4832 domain-containing protein: MRKKVLISFIVLTVVGLSFLISTYFMKRSIYKRTYSYSDNILANPLMGYAPSALEDVVSDDISLVYVDITWKELEAEKGVYNWEAIEEENQFARWRDEGKHIVLRFVLDYPSDDRHQDIPEWLTDEMADPGDWYRSELGKGFSPNYADENLISYYQRAVEAMGEHWGNEELISFIELGGLGHWGEWHVDLEAGIRQLPDASVREQYIEPWLSAFPKADLLMRRSFKAAEKYQLGLYNDMAGHLTSTNEWLDWIESGGVYDQTGEKDLVAMPDAWQESPIGGEFTSSNTMKTMLVKNLEQTVHLIRESHTTFLGPKIAQNVSDNKKGYNTVLKNMGYRLWLSAADLKESGSSTELTMTWKNSGVAPFYRDWQAYVYVQDLTGRVVEKAELPLELTSLLPDTEQTVSVDLTTKDVADATKNQYRISIGIVDPMTGKDAVYFAVKGQEEQNRLVLFE, encoded by the coding sequence ATGAGAAAGAAAGTGCTGATAAGTTTTATCGTTCTGACTGTTGTCGGTTTAAGTTTTTTAATTTCAACTTATTTCATGAAAAGATCTATATATAAAAGGACTTATTCCTATTCGGATAATATTTTAGCCAATCCCTTGATGGGATATGCACCATCCGCCCTTGAAGATGTAGTATCTGATGATATCAGCTTAGTGTATGTGGACATTACCTGGAAAGAGCTGGAAGCTGAAAAAGGGGTTTATAATTGGGAAGCCATTGAAGAAGAAAATCAATTTGCCAGATGGCGGGATGAAGGCAAACACATCGTCCTGCGTTTTGTTTTAGACTATCCGTCTGATGACAGACACCAGGATATTCCTGAATGGCTGACAGATGAGATGGCTGATCCTGGCGACTGGTACCGTTCGGAACTTGGGAAGGGTTTCTCACCGAATTATGCTGACGAAAATTTAATCAGCTATTACCAAAGGGCTGTAGAAGCAATGGGAGAGCACTGGGGAAATGAAGAGTTAATCAGTTTCATTGAACTTGGCGGCTTAGGACACTGGGGAGAATGGCATGTTGACCTCGAGGCTGGTATCAGACAGCTCCCCGATGCATCTGTGAGAGAACAGTATATAGAACCTTGGCTGTCTGCTTTTCCTAAGGCGGATTTGCTGATGCGCCGGTCTTTTAAAGCTGCTGAGAAGTATCAGCTTGGCCTTTATAATGATATGGCCGGCCATCTGACCAGCACCAATGAATGGCTGGACTGGATTGAGTCAGGCGGTGTTTATGATCAAACAGGAGAAAAGGATCTTGTGGCCATGCCGGATGCTTGGCAGGAATCGCCAATTGGCGGTGAATTTACCAGCTCTAATACGATGAAGACCATGCTGGTGAAGAATTTAGAACAGACCGTCCATCTCATCCGGGAGTCTCACACAACTTTTCTCGGTCCTAAAATTGCTCAGAATGTCAGCGATAATAAAAAAGGCTATAACACGGTTTTAAAAAATATGGGCTACCGTTTATGGCTCTCTGCAGCAGATCTGAAGGAGAGCGGCAGCAGTACAGAACTGACTATGACATGGAAAAATTCTGGGGTAGCCCCTTTTTACAGGGACTGGCAGGCTTATGTCTATGTTCAGGATCTTACGGGAAGAGTGGTTGAAAAGGCGGAACTTCCTCTTGAGCTGACTAGTTTGCTGCCGGATACAGAGCAAACAGTCTCCGTAGATTTAACAACAAAAGATGTGGCTGATGCCACTAAAAATCAATACCGTATTTCAATAGGAATTGTTGATCCAATGACAGGCAAAGATGCTGTCTATTTTGCAGTGAAAGGCCAGGAAGAGCAAAATCGCTTGGTTTTATTTGAGTGA
- the galE gene encoding UDP-glucose 4-epimerase GalE, with protein MSILVTGGAGYIGSHTVVELIAAGFDVVVVDDFSNSSPEVLNRLKMITGRKIPFYEGSILDKECLDQIFRENAIESVIHFAAFKAVGESVEQPLKYYHNNVTGTITLLETMAENKVKNIVFSSSATVYGMHNPSPLTEDMPTSATNPYGYTKVMMEQILNDVAAADPEWSLTNLRYFNPIGAHKSGLIGEAPNGIPNNIMPYITQVAVGKLKELNVFGNDYDTSDGTGIRDYIHVVDLAEGHVLAVKNNLKRKGAKVYNLGTGSGYSVLDLVKTFETINQVTIPYTIKARRAGDIAICYADPSKARTELGWTAKRDLSDMVRDAWRWQSQNPDGYQK; from the coding sequence ATGTCCATTTTAGTAACTGGAGGTGCCGGCTATATCGGCAGTCATACTGTTGTCGAACTGATTGCAGCGGGATTTGATGTGGTCGTAGTTGATGATTTTTCTAACAGCTCTCCTGAAGTATTAAACAGGCTAAAGATGATTACGGGCCGGAAAATTCCTTTTTATGAAGGTTCAATCTTGGATAAAGAGTGCCTGGATCAAATTTTCAGGGAGAATGCGATTGAGTCTGTCATTCATTTCGCAGCATTTAAAGCTGTCGGCGAGTCCGTTGAGCAGCCCTTGAAGTATTATCACAATAATGTTACAGGCACTATCACTCTTTTAGAGACGATGGCTGAGAACAAGGTTAAAAACATTGTGTTTAGTTCCAGCGCAACCGTATACGGCATGCATAATCCTTCCCCTTTAACAGAAGATATGCCAACTTCGGCAACCAATCCCTACGGTTATACAAAAGTCATGATGGAACAAATTCTGAATGATGTCGCAGCGGCAGATCCGGAATGGTCGCTGACCAATCTGCGCTATTTTAATCCTATCGGTGCCCATAAAAGCGGTCTGATTGGGGAAGCGCCAAATGGTATTCCAAATAACATTATGCCTTATATTACTCAGGTTGCGGTCGGAAAACTGAAGGAATTGAATGTTTTCGGCAATGATTATGATACATCTGATGGTACCGGTATCCGCGATTATATACATGTTGTTGACTTAGCAGAAGGCCATGTTCTTGCTGTGAAAAACAATCTTAAACGAAAAGGAGCCAAGGTCTACAATTTAGGGACAGGAAGTGGATACAGCGTTCTTGATTTGGTTAAAACGTTTGAAACCATCAATCAAGTAACGATTCCTTATACGATTAAAGCACGACGTGCCGGCGATATAGCGATTTGCTATGCTGACCCGAGTAAGGCAAGGACAGAACTGGGCTGGACGGCTAAAAGAGACTTATCAGATATGGTAAGAGATGCCTGGAGATGGCAAAGCCAAAATCCTGACGGCTATCAAAAATAA
- the rapZ gene encoding RNase adapter RapZ, translating to MPDNKTSLVIVTGMSGAGKTVAIQSFEDLGYFTIDNMPPALVPKFLELAETSDDNDKVALVVDMRSRHFFKELQNILDEIELNPAVDLRILFLDATDSELVSRYKETRRSHPLAPAGRVMDGIKMERELLAPLKNLSQNVVDTTDLTPRALRKTISEQFSSETDQSAFRIEIVSFGFKYGLPLDADLVFDVRFLPNPYYNPQMRELTGLDQKVFDYVMAHESSQSFYQHLLDLLVPILPAYQKEGKSILTIAVGCTGGQHRSVAFAHRLAEELKTNWAVNESHRDKNRRKETVNRS from the coding sequence ATGCCTGATAATAAAACCAGTCTTGTGATTGTCACAGGAATGAGCGGTGCCGGAAAAACTGTTGCTATCCAGTCATTTGAAGATTTAGGCTATTTTACTATTGACAATATGCCGCCGGCTCTGGTTCCTAAATTTTTAGAACTGGCTGAGACAAGCGATGACAACGACAAAGTTGCTTTGGTTGTTGATATGCGTAGCCGTCATTTTTTTAAAGAACTGCAGAATATTCTGGATGAAATCGAGCTGAATCCGGCGGTTGATTTGCGCATACTTTTTTTGGATGCGACAGACAGCGAACTAGTCTCCCGCTATAAAGAAACCCGCCGCAGCCACCCGCTTGCCCCGGCTGGCCGCGTCATGGACGGAATCAAGATGGAACGAGAGCTTCTGGCTCCTTTAAAAAATTTAAGTCAGAACGTCGTCGATACAACGGATTTAACACCGCGGGCGCTGCGAAAAACGATTTCCGAACAGTTTTCCAGCGAGACAGACCAATCTGCTTTTCGGATTGAAATCGTGAGTTTTGGCTTTAAATACGGTCTGCCCTTGGATGCTGACTTGGTCTTTGATGTCCGTTTCCTGCCTAATCCTTATTATAATCCGCAAATGCGCGAACTGACTGGACTGGATCAGAAAGTCTTTGATTATGTCATGGCGCATGAATCCTCACAAAGCTTTTATCAGCACCTGCTGGACCTGCTTGTCCCTATTCTTCCGGCCTATCAGAAAGAAGGCAAATCTATTTTGACAATTGCAGTTGGCTGTACAGGCGGTCAGCACCGCAGCGTTGCCTTTGCCCACCGTTTAGCTGAAGAGCTCAAGACCAACTGGGCGGTTAACGAAAGCCATCGTGATAAAAACCGCCGTAAGGAGACCGTAAATCGCTCATGA
- a CDS encoding YvcK family protein, whose protein sequence is MKKPKITVIGGGTGIPVILNSLRLEDVDITAVVTVADDGGSSGEIRSAMQLTPPGDLRNVLVAMSDMPKFYEKVFQYRFKEQDGALAGHPLGNLIIAGISEMQGSTYHAIQLLTKFFHITGKIYPSSEQPLTLHAVFQDGHEVVGESQIADYKGMIDHVYVTNTYNDEVPKASRKVVEAIMQSDMIVLGPGSLFTSILPNLVIPEIRQALVDTAAEVAYVCNIMTQYGETERFTDADHVAVLNRHLGKDVIDTVLVNVEKVPQDYMNSNKFDEYLIQVEHDFQGLSQTVKRVISSNFLRLENGGAFHDGESVVEELMNLVRMRKR, encoded by the coding sequence ATGAAAAAACCTAAAATAACTGTTATTGGAGGCGGAACCGGCATACCGGTTATTCTCAACAGTCTTCGTTTGGAAGATGTGGATATCACTGCAGTTGTAACTGTAGCCGATGATGGCGGTTCATCCGGTGAAATACGGTCAGCCATGCAGCTGACACCGCCGGGAGACCTGCGTAATGTTTTGGTCGCCATGAGTGATATGCCCAAATTTTATGAAAAAGTATTCCAATACCGCTTTAAAGAGCAAGATGGAGCTTTGGCCGGCCACCCTTTAGGGAATCTGATTATCGCCGGAATCTCTGAAATGCAGGGGTCAACTTACCATGCAATTCAGCTTCTGACAAAATTTTTCCATATCACGGGGAAAATCTACCCTTCAAGTGAGCAGCCATTGACACTGCATGCCGTCTTTCAGGATGGCCACGAAGTCGTAGGAGAAAGTCAAATTGCAGACTATAAGGGGATGATTGATCACGTCTATGTGACCAATACCTATAATGATGAGGTGCCCAAAGCCAGCCGCAAAGTGGTAGAGGCCATTATGCAAAGCGATATGATCGTTCTTGGGCCTGGCTCGCTTTTTACCTCTATCTTGCCCAACTTAGTTATTCCCGAAATCAGACAGGCGCTTGTCGATACTGCAGCAGAAGTAGCATATGTCTGCAATATTATGACCCAGTATGGGGAAACTGAGCGTTTCACAGATGCAGACCATGTTGCTGTTCTCAACCGTCACCTCGGGAAAGATGTCATTGACACTGTTTTGGTCAACGTTGAAAAAGTACCGCAGGACTATATGAATTCCAATAAGTTTGATGAGTATCTGATTCAGGTTGAGCATGATTTTCAAGGCTTAAGCCAGACGGTGAAACGTGTGATTTCTTCAAATTTTCTGCGTTTAGAAAACGGCGGAGCTTTCCATGACGGAGAATCTGTTGTCGAAGAATTGATGAATTTAGTAAGGATGCGAAAAAGATGA
- the whiA gene encoding DNA-binding protein WhiA — protein MTFTRTVKEEILRVQTNDKNELAAIIKMSGSLSLTDHSLNLSITTENAKIARYIYALIESIYHTVPEVSYHQKPNLRKNRIYTVLLAQHVAELLSDLKLADSFFGLATGIEPHILDDDEAGRFYLRGVFLAAGTIRDPESGKYQLEIFSVYQDHAEDLANLLHKFMLDAKVINRKNGAVTYLQKAEDIMDFLILIGAMQAKEVFEEAKIMRETRNDLNRANNAETANIAKTVAASMKTISNILKIKETIGFEALPAELRQVAQIRLDHPDYSLQEIADKLETPLSKSGVNHRLRKINKLAAEL, from the coding sequence ATGACCTTTACCCGGACAGTCAAGGAAGAGATTCTAAGAGTACAGACAAACGACAAAAACGAATTGGCGGCAATTATCAAAATGTCCGGCAGTCTCAGTCTAACTGACCACAGCCTTAACTTATCCATAACGACTGAGAACGCAAAGATTGCCAGATACATCTATGCTCTTATTGAAAGTATTTACCATACTGTACCTGAGGTCAGCTACCATCAAAAGCCTAATTTACGCAAAAATCGAATTTACACTGTATTATTGGCTCAGCATGTAGCAGAGCTGCTATCCGATCTGAAATTGGCCGATTCATTTTTTGGCCTTGCAACTGGGATTGAACCGCATATTTTAGATGATGATGAAGCCGGCCGCTTTTATTTGCGGGGGGTCTTTCTTGCTGCCGGAACTATTCGCGATCCTGAGTCAGGGAAGTATCAGCTGGAAATATTTTCAGTCTATCAGGATCATGCTGAGGATTTAGCCAATCTGCTGCACAAATTTATGCTGGATGCTAAAGTGATTAACCGTAAAAACGGAGCTGTAACTTATCTGCAGAAAGCAGAAGACATCATGGATTTTCTTATCCTAATCGGTGCAATGCAGGCGAAAGAAGTTTTTGAGGAAGCAAAGATAATGCGTGAAACACGCAATGATTTAAATCGTGCTAATAATGCAGAGACAGCCAATATTGCTAAAACGGTGGCAGCCAGCATGAAAACCATCAGCAATATCCTTAAAATAAAAGAGACCATCGGTTTTGAAGCACTGCCTGCCGAACTCAGGCAGGTTGCCCAAATCAGACTGGATCATCCGGACTATTCTCTGCAGGAAATCGCTGATAAATTGGAGACACCTCTAAGTAAAAGCGGTGTTAATCACCGTCTGCGCAAGATTAATAAATTAGCAGCTGAGCTGTAG